The following proteins are encoded in a genomic region of Spirosoma sp. SC4-14:
- a CDS encoding ABC transporter permease, whose product MPPAPRSNPPRLADCFLTWFCALHLREEVLGDLHERYALRVTQLGESKARWWYWRDVIAYVRPEFLKRQPQTYSNPRTTVMIRNYVKIAWRNLMLNKAFTAINILGLAIGLTSFMLIAVFVYNELSYDKYPAHAKNIYRVQLSVAGNGDVAVYPNVDAGVGEGIQRAFPEVKAATKYMPVSDYIQYKDNQFKEAHLAFADSNFLQLFSIPFIKGNAATALIAPNSVVISNEFARKYFGDEDPMGKALAVGTQRSAFTVTGVIDKVPENSHFHSDAFLSLSSRRITNPTWSNIGFFSYLELADKADPKKLEAKFPQLVAKYVVPEVQRDMGVSLAEARKAVGTFRFWLQPLTDIHLYSNTKYELEPNGDIKYVYIFSALALFILLLACINFTNLSTAQAAKRSREVGIRKVMGSIKNQIVFQFLTESVLLTLLAMLCAYGLLFLLLPYFNQVANKQISLSFLLDYRAVLTLFLVSFLSGILAGVYPAFFLSSFGIIKTLKGSFFGKGSQKKPLHNGLIIFQFAISTILLIATLVVYKQLQYMQTKKLGYDKDQVITLPDTRLLGDRQLAFKEQLAQNAHVVSASLSRYTPGGMMMDGTQIYPKNESSNGAEIHANIFYIDYDYLHTLGIQVVQGRNFSRDFPTDSISGILINESAVHELGWKGTNPIGKSIVRSGNHEYKVIGVVKDFNYVSVKQKVAPLMLMMGRNAGGIVLKIKTTDVSGFLDDLKRQWDSFNPNGPLEYHFLDEQFATFYASEQRTQQLFSAFALLAVIIASLGLFALSAFVIEQRTKEIGIRKVMGASVPGIVQLLVKDFVQLVLIAVVIASPIAWYAMHYWLQDFAYRIDVEWWMFALSGLMALSIALLTVSYQSIKAALMNPVKSLRSE is encoded by the coding sequence ATGCCCCCTGCTCCTCGCTCCAACCCACCCCGCCTGGCCGACTGCTTTTTGACCTGGTTCTGCGCTCTGCATCTGCGTGAAGAGGTGCTGGGTGATTTGCACGAGCGCTACGCGTTACGAGTAACGCAATTGGGAGAAAGCAAAGCCAGATGGTGGTATTGGCGAGACGTGATTGCGTATGTACGACCTGAGTTTTTGAAACGACAACCTCAAACCTATTCAAACCCAAGGACAACTGTTATGATCCGAAACTATGTAAAAATCGCCTGGCGGAATCTGATGCTGAACAAAGCGTTTACCGCTATCAATATTCTGGGGCTGGCTATTGGGCTGACAAGTTTTATGCTGATTGCAGTGTTCGTATACAATGAATTGAGTTATGACAAATACCCCGCCCATGCCAAAAATATCTATCGGGTACAGCTTTCCGTGGCTGGCAATGGCGATGTAGCTGTTTATCCGAACGTCGATGCGGGAGTTGGCGAAGGTATTCAACGGGCTTTTCCTGAAGTGAAAGCTGCGACGAAATACATGCCCGTTAGCGATTATATTCAGTACAAAGACAATCAGTTCAAGGAAGCGCACCTTGCTTTTGCCGATTCCAATTTTCTGCAACTCTTCTCCATTCCATTCATCAAAGGCAATGCGGCAACGGCGCTGATAGCCCCCAACAGCGTAGTGATTTCGAACGAATTTGCCCGGAAGTATTTTGGCGATGAAGACCCGATGGGCAAAGCACTGGCAGTGGGCACCCAGCGATCCGCTTTTACTGTGACGGGGGTCATCGATAAAGTGCCCGAGAATTCGCATTTTCACAGCGATGCGTTTCTAAGCTTGTCGTCCCGGCGTATTACCAATCCGACCTGGAGCAATATCGGCTTTTTTAGCTATCTGGAACTTGCCGATAAAGCCGATCCGAAAAAGCTGGAAGCGAAATTCCCGCAATTGGTGGCAAAATACGTGGTGCCGGAAGTGCAGCGCGATATGGGGGTTAGCCTGGCCGAAGCCCGGAAAGCAGTGGGTACATTCCGCTTTTGGTTGCAGCCGCTGACCGACATCCATTTGTACTCAAACACCAAATACGAACTGGAACCAAATGGCGATATTAAGTATGTCTATATTTTCTCGGCACTGGCGCTGTTTATTCTGTTGCTGGCCTGCATCAACTTCACCAATTTATCGACGGCTCAGGCCGCCAAACGTTCCAGAGAAGTAGGCATCCGGAAGGTAATGGGGTCGATTAAGAACCAGATCGTTTTCCAGTTCTTGACCGAATCCGTCTTGCTTACCTTACTGGCGATGCTGTGTGCCTATGGCCTGCTGTTTCTGCTGCTGCCCTATTTTAATCAGGTTGCCAACAAACAGATTAGCCTCTCCTTTCTGCTGGATTACCGGGCTGTTCTTACCCTCTTTCTGGTCAGTTTCCTGTCGGGCATACTGGCGGGCGTTTATCCGGCATTTTTCCTGTCGTCGTTCGGTATCATCAAAACATTGAAAGGGTCTTTTTTCGGCAAAGGCTCACAGAAAAAACCGCTGCATAACGGACTAATCATATTCCAGTTTGCTATTTCAACCATCCTGCTGATTGCCACGCTGGTTGTGTATAAGCAACTCCAATACATGCAGACTAAAAAGCTGGGCTATGATAAAGATCAGGTTATTACGCTACCCGATACGCGGCTCTTGGGCGACAGGCAACTCGCTTTTAAAGAGCAACTGGCGCAGAATGCACACGTTGTTTCGGCCAGTCTGTCGCGCTACACGCCGGGAGGAATGATGATGGATGGGACACAGATTTACCCCAAAAACGAATCCTCGAACGGCGCCGAAATTCACGCCAACATTTTTTACATCGACTACGATTACCTACACACGCTGGGCATACAGGTGGTACAGGGCCGGAATTTCTCCCGAGATTTCCCGACCGATTCGATTTCGGGTATACTCATCAATGAATCGGCGGTTCATGAACTAGGCTGGAAAGGCACCAATCCAATCGGAAAATCCATCGTTCGTTCGGGAAATCATGAATACAAAGTCATTGGCGTGGTGAAGGATTTCAATTACGTGTCGGTCAAGCAAAAGGTGGCCCCGCTCATGCTGATGATGGGCCGGAATGCGGGCGGTATCGTCCTAAAAATCAAAACTACGGATGTGTCTGGTTTCCTGGACGATCTGAAGCGGCAATGGGACTCTTTTAACCCGAATGGTCCGCTGGAATATCATTTTCTGGACGAGCAGTTCGCTACCTTCTATGCCAGCGAGCAGCGTACTCAACAACTCTTTTCGGCCTTTGCGCTGCTGGCCGTTATCATTGCCAGTCTTGGATTATTTGCGCTATCAGCGTTTGTGATCGAGCAACGTACTAAAGAGATCGGCATCCGGAAAGTGATGGGCGCTTCGGTGCCAGGCATCGTGCAGTTGCTGGTGAAAGACTTTGTTCAACTGGTGCTGATTGCTGTAGTGATTGCTTCGCCGATTGCCTGGTATGCCATGCATTATTGGTTGCAGGATTTCGCCTATCGGATCGACGTCGAGTGGTGGATGTTTGCCCTTTCTGGTCTGATGGCCCTGTCAATTGCCTTGCTGACGGTCAGTTACCAAAGCATTAAAGCGGCTCTGATGAACCCTGTAAAATCATTACGCTCTGAATAG
- a CDS encoding ABC transporter permease — protein sequence MPPAPRFNPPRLADCFLTWFCAPHLREEVLGDLHERYAIRVKRRGETNANQRYWLDMLAYLRPEFITRQKPEYPNPKRADMLRNYIKIAFRNLTRQKAYSFINIGGLAVGLAVAMLIGLWIYDELTFDKYHQNYDRIAQVMQHQTINDVTSTSRAVPIPVASVLRRNYGSDRNGGLFKHVLLSSWTERHILSFGDKKFWRTGNYIEPQAPDMLSLKILKGTRAGLHEPYSIMISESVANAFFGTGEPLGKLLKIDNQITVKVTGVYEDLPYNTQFSNMDYMVPWKVNVAIRDWVKRSEQKWDNNSFLVFVQLADHADMDQVSATIKDIKLRNGGKELAKFNPQLFLQPMSRWHLYSEFKNGVNVGGQIQFVWLFGVIGVFVLLLACINFMNLSTARSEKRAKEVGIRKAVGSVRFQLIGQFLSESLLVVIIAFALALLLVQLVLPFFNDVAAKKMTMLWTNPVFWLMGLGFTVFTGLLAGSYPALYLSGFQPINALKGAFRVGRLATLPRKVLVVVQFTVSVTLIIGTIIVFRQIQFAKNRPIGYSRSGLLYVQTTTPDIHNHYDAFRKELIESGAVTEIGESESPLTGVWNVNGGFDWDGKDPNQQPDFAVVGVTYEFGKTVGWQFKAGRDFSKTFGTDSAAMVINEAAAKFMGLKDPVGKIIREGDLRYKIIGVIKDMVMDSPYEPARQILFYISAFPSNFINIRLNPAISASEAVRKIGAVYQKYNPTAIFDYKFADAEYAQKFADEERIGTLASGFAILAIFISCLGLFGLASFVAEQRTKEIGVRKVLGASVLNLWGLLSKDFVILVIIAFGIATPIAYYFLDNWLQKYQYRTELSWWIFAASGAGALLITLLTVSFQSVKAALMNPVKSLRSE from the coding sequence ATGCCCCCTGCTCCTCGCTTCAACCCACCCCGCCTGGCCGACTGCTTTTTGACCTGGTTCTGCGCTCCGCATCTGCGTGAAGAGGTGCTGGGTGATTTGCACGAGCGGTATGCCATCCGCGTCAAACGACGGGGAGAAACCAATGCGAACCAGCGCTATTGGCTGGATATGTTGGCCTATCTACGGCCTGAATTTATAACACGACAGAAACCGGAATACCCTAACCCGAAACGTGCAGATATGCTACGGAACTATATCAAAATCGCCTTTCGCAATCTGACTCGTCAGAAAGCCTACTCGTTTATCAATATCGGCGGACTGGCGGTGGGGCTGGCCGTGGCGATGCTGATCGGTTTGTGGATTTATGATGAACTGACATTCGACAAATACCACCAGAACTACGACCGCATTGCTCAGGTCATGCAGCATCAGACGATCAACGATGTTACAAGCACTAGCCGGGCGGTTCCTATTCCAGTGGCCAGTGTACTTCGGAGAAACTACGGCTCTGACCGTAACGGTGGGCTATTTAAACACGTGTTACTGTCGTCCTGGACCGAGAGACATATTCTGTCGTTTGGCGATAAGAAATTCTGGCGGACAGGTAATTACATTGAGCCGCAGGCACCTGATATGCTTTCGCTGAAGATACTGAAAGGGACACGGGCAGGCCTGCACGAACCTTACTCCATCATGATTTCCGAATCCGTTGCCAACGCCTTTTTCGGCACCGGTGAACCGTTGGGGAAACTACTGAAAATTGACAACCAGATCACCGTAAAAGTGACTGGCGTGTATGAGGACTTGCCATACAATACACAGTTTAGCAACATGGATTATATGGTTCCCTGGAAGGTGAATGTAGCCATACGGGATTGGGTGAAACGATCGGAGCAAAAGTGGGATAATAACTCGTTTCTGGTTTTTGTTCAACTGGCCGATCATGCTGATATGGACCAGGTTTCGGCAACGATCAAAGACATAAAATTGCGGAATGGAGGTAAGGAACTCGCCAAATTCAACCCCCAGCTTTTCCTTCAGCCCATGAGTCGCTGGCACCTGTATTCGGAGTTTAAAAATGGCGTCAACGTAGGCGGGCAGATTCAGTTTGTCTGGCTGTTTGGGGTTATCGGTGTGTTTGTGCTGCTGCTGGCCTGCATCAATTTTATGAACCTGAGTACGGCCCGAAGCGAAAAACGAGCGAAAGAAGTTGGCATTCGCAAAGCAGTTGGTTCTGTTCGGTTCCAGTTGATCGGCCAGTTTCTGAGCGAATCCTTGCTAGTGGTGATTATTGCCTTTGCGCTGGCGCTACTGTTGGTGCAACTGGTTTTGCCCTTCTTCAACGACGTGGCCGCAAAGAAAATGACCATGCTCTGGACCAACCCTGTCTTTTGGCTAATGGGACTCGGCTTTACGGTATTTACTGGCTTGCTGGCAGGTAGCTATCCAGCCTTGTATCTGTCCGGTTTTCAGCCCATTAACGCATTAAAAGGAGCATTCCGGGTCGGACGACTGGCAACCCTACCGCGCAAAGTGCTGGTGGTAGTTCAGTTTACGGTTTCTGTTACGTTAATTATCGGCACCATTATCGTGTTTCGGCAGATTCAGTTTGCCAAAAATAGACCGATTGGTTATAGCCGTAGTGGTTTGCTTTACGTTCAGACGACAACCCCCGATATTCATAATCACTACGATGCTTTCCGGAAGGAGTTGATCGAATCTGGAGCGGTTACCGAAATCGGGGAATCAGAAAGTCCATTAACGGGCGTTTGGAATGTAAATGGCGGGTTCGACTGGGATGGGAAAGATCCGAATCAGCAGCCCGATTTCGCCGTCGTTGGTGTGACATATGAGTTTGGTAAAACGGTTGGCTGGCAGTTTAAAGCGGGGCGCGATTTTTCGAAAACGTTCGGCACCGACTCGGCCGCGATGGTCATCAACGAAGCCGCTGCGAAGTTTATGGGCTTAAAAGACCCGGTTGGGAAAATCATCCGGGAAGGGGATCTGCGTTACAAAATCATCGGTGTCATTAAAGACATGGTGATGGATTCGCCCTATGAACCCGCCCGACAGATACTTTTTTACATCAGTGCTTTTCCCAGCAATTTCATCAACATCCGCCTGAATCCGGCTATCAGCGCCAGTGAAGCTGTCCGTAAAATTGGGGCCGTTTACCAGAAGTATAACCCAACGGCCATTTTCGACTATAAATTTGCCGATGCCGAATACGCCCAAAAATTTGCGGACGAAGAGCGGATTGGTACGCTGGCTTCAGGTTTTGCTATTCTTGCCATCTTTATCTCCTGTTTGGGTCTGTTCGGTCTGGCTTCATTTGTAGCCGAGCAACGTACCAAAGAGATTGGCGTTCGGAAAGTGCTGGGCGCTTCAGTGCTCAACCTTTGGGGGTTGCTATCGAAAGATTTTGTGATACTGGTTATTATCGCTTTCGGCATTGCCACACCCATCGCCTATTATTTCTTAGACAACTGGCTTCAGAAATACCAGTACCGCACTGAACTGTCGTGGTGGATTTTTGCCGCTTCGGGTGCCGGTGCCCTGCTCATCACCTTGCTGACAGTCAGTTTTCAGAGCGTAAAGGCTGCATTGATGAATCCGGTGAAAAGTTTGCGGTCGGAATAG
- a CDS encoding xanthine dehydrogenase family protein molybdopterin-binding subunit, which yields MDDIAPKTNLPDRRSFLKISALAGGGLLVAIALPEKAVAHAVAPPILNTTPMNAFLRIGSDSSIHVILSKVEMGQGIWTTLPMLIAEELDCDLTKIRVEASPPGNAPDFFGNLAYHSTGGSESTVQEFDRYRQAGATARVMLTIAAARTLGVLPEECRTENGYVLAGAKRISYGEVAAEASTLPVPSVTLREPRDWKYIGKSQKRLDTPEKINGKAVYGLDIHLPGLLTVVVAHPPVFGATVKSFRADKAKTIHGVRQVLQVSTGVAVIADSFWAAKKGRDALQIDWDLGSNATLSSTKQMEHYHQLAQTEGISFARKGDVTTALSQTTQQIEAIFSFPYLAHTPMEPLNCTVRILPDSCEVWTGTQSPLLHQAEIAAYLGLKPEQVQLYTPRLGGSFGRRGSFSSDWVMEAVQIAKLSGKAIKLVWTREDDIRGGYYRPMYTHFVHVGMGSDGLPNAWLHRIVGQSLFTNTPLADMIVHNGIDYSLVTKGAPYSDNIPNFSFELHTTQVGVPVLPWRSVGATHSVFVIETLVDELACRAGKDPLDYRRTVLRHAPRHLAALNLAAEKANWYKPLSNGMVRGIAVCEAMGSYVAQIADVSVSDGQIRVHRVVCAIDCGLAVNPDGVVAQMEGGIVYGLTAALYGEITFAEGRVQQSNFHDYRMLRINEMPIIEVHIVPSTEQMGGAGEPGVAPIAPALANALFAATGKRLRSLPLRIG from the coding sequence ATGGACGATATAGCGCCTAAAACCAATCTGCCCGACCGGCGAAGTTTTCTTAAAATCAGCGCTCTTGCCGGTGGTGGATTATTGGTTGCCATTGCTTTGCCCGAAAAAGCAGTGGCCCATGCGGTTGCTCCTCCAATTTTGAATACGACACCGATGAATGCATTTCTGCGTATTGGCTCAGATAGTAGCATTCATGTGATTTTGTCGAAGGTGGAAATGGGGCAGGGAATCTGGACTACGCTTCCCATGCTTATTGCCGAAGAACTCGACTGCGACCTGACGAAAATACGGGTAGAAGCCAGTCCGCCGGGAAATGCACCGGACTTCTTCGGCAATCTGGCTTACCATTCAACGGGAGGCTCAGAAAGCACCGTTCAGGAGTTTGATCGCTATCGGCAGGCTGGCGCTACGGCGCGTGTGATGCTTACGATAGCCGCAGCCCGAACACTTGGAGTCCTGCCCGAAGAATGTCGCACAGAAAACGGCTACGTACTGGCAGGAGCTAAGCGCATCAGCTATGGTGAAGTGGCAGCCGAAGCATCAACATTACCTGTTCCTTCGGTAACCTTGCGGGAGCCCAGAGACTGGAAATACATTGGTAAATCGCAAAAACGACTCGACACGCCTGAGAAAATAAATGGTAAGGCCGTTTATGGACTCGACATTCACCTCCCCGGTTTACTAACCGTTGTTGTTGCACATCCGCCGGTTTTTGGCGCAACAGTTAAATCCTTCAGGGCTGATAAAGCAAAAACGATACACGGGGTTCGGCAAGTGTTGCAGGTATCCACGGGGGTTGCCGTTATTGCCGATTCATTCTGGGCGGCCAAAAAAGGGCGGGATGCCTTGCAGATTGACTGGGACTTAGGATCGAACGCGACGTTAAGTAGCACAAAGCAGATGGAACATTACCATCAACTAGCTCAAACGGAAGGTATTTCATTCGCCCGAAAAGGGGATGTAACAACAGCCTTATCCCAGACAACCCAACAGATCGAAGCAATTTTCAGCTTTCCGTATCTGGCCCATACCCCAATGGAACCATTGAATTGTACGGTGCGCATTTTGCCGGATAGCTGTGAGGTATGGACCGGAACGCAATCGCCGTTATTACACCAGGCCGAAATAGCGGCTTACCTCGGCCTAAAGCCCGAACAGGTTCAGTTGTATACACCCCGGCTGGGCGGCAGTTTTGGCCGACGTGGTTCTTTTAGTTCCGATTGGGTGATGGAAGCGGTGCAGATTGCCAAACTCAGTGGCAAAGCCATTAAGCTGGTCTGGACTCGCGAAGACGATATTCGGGGGGGCTATTACCGGCCCATGTATACCCATTTTGTTCACGTAGGTATGGGGTCAGATGGCCTGCCGAATGCGTGGCTCCATCGCATTGTTGGCCAGTCGTTATTTACCAATACACCACTGGCCGATATGATTGTGCATAACGGAATCGACTACAGCTTAGTAACAAAAGGTGCTCCTTATTCAGATAATATCCCCAATTTTTCCTTTGAGCTGCATACTACTCAGGTAGGCGTTCCGGTGCTGCCCTGGCGATCTGTTGGAGCCACGCATTCCGTTTTTGTTATAGAAACGCTGGTGGATGAACTGGCTTGCCGAGCAGGGAAAGACCCTCTTGATTATCGTCGTACAGTATTGAGACACGCCCCCCGGCATCTGGCAGCACTCAATCTGGCCGCTGAAAAAGCAAACTGGTATAAACCACTATCCAATGGGATGGTTCGTGGCATAGCCGTTTGTGAAGCTATGGGAAGCTATGTCGCTCAGATTGCGGACGTATCTGTTAGCGACGGGCAGATTCGGGTGCATCGGGTAGTATGTGCCATTGACTGTGGCCTGGCGGTAAATCCTGATGGCGTTGTGGCGCAAATGGAGGGCGGCATTGTTTATGGTCTGACAGCCGCCTTGTATGGCGAAATCACATTTGCCGAAGGCCGGGTTCAGCAAAGCAATTTTCACGATTACCGAATGCTGCGTATCAACGAAATGCCAATCATTGAGGTCCATATTGTTCCGAGCACCGAACAGATGGGTGGCGCTGGCGAACCAGGGGTGGCACCCATTGCTCCCGCTCTGGCTAATGCCCTCTTTGCCGCTACCGGCAAGCGACTTCGGTCGCTACCTTTACGGATTGGGTAG
- a CDS encoding nuclear transport factor 2 family protein: protein MLMHYFLLLVAMSGITASPVQPDLRADAKTIAYLKQYRADYVNSLLNAQTERLPDYWTDGIRLMTESQRTMIGAKPVLTYYNAFLNRFTVKSYTRTELEILDLGKQVAEYGQFSLTIAQKTSGKQYNLKGNYQTIWEKQDNTKLAVITEGWNYDHWLDLADLLRFPQIPVVDVALQAHLPVNSPIRFELAALNRLMEKTIAEHDAKLWMQFYSDESILFAQHHSFYKGRKEIDAYIEMHTKELPIFEKLDVRNDRIDDLGPFVIEYASHIANWRNGESSGIGLGKDLRIWRREANGSLKIFRHMGMYD, encoded by the coding sequence ATGCTGATGCACTATTTCCTGCTGCTTGTAGCCATGTCAGGCATAACCGCTTCCCCGGTGCAACCGGATTTACGGGCCGATGCGAAGACGATTGCCTATCTGAAACAATACCGGGCCGATTATGTAAACAGCCTGCTCAATGCGCAAACGGAACGACTTCCCGACTATTGGACTGATGGCATACGCCTGATGACCGAGTCGCAGCGAACAATGATTGGCGCTAAGCCTGTGTTAACCTACTACAACGCTTTTCTGAACCGATTTACGGTAAAATCATATACCCGAACCGAACTCGAAATTCTCGATCTGGGCAAACAGGTTGCAGAATATGGGCAATTTAGCCTTACTATTGCGCAGAAAACATCTGGTAAACAATACAACCTGAAAGGCAACTATCAGACCATCTGGGAAAAGCAGGACAATACTAAACTGGCCGTTATTACCGAAGGCTGGAATTACGATCACTGGCTCGATCTGGCCGACCTGTTACGCTTTCCTCAAATTCCGGTAGTCGATGTTGCACTTCAGGCACATCTGCCCGTCAACAGCCCTATTCGTTTCGAATTAGCGGCCCTCAACCGACTGATGGAGAAAACCATCGCCGAACACGATGCGAAGCTATGGATGCAGTTTTATTCAGACGAAAGCATTTTGTTCGCTCAGCACCATTCCTTCTATAAAGGCCGTAAGGAGATCGATGCGTATATTGAAATGCACACAAAAGAATTGCCCATCTTTGAAAAACTGGATGTTCGCAACGACCGAATCGATGATCTGGGGCCGTTCGTGATCGAATATGCCAGTCATATTGCCAACTGGCGAAATGGCGAATCGTCGGGTATTGGTTTAGGGAAAGATCTTCGTATCTGGCGACGGGAGGCAAACGGTTCGCTCAAAATTTTCAGACATATGGGTATGTATGATTAA
- a CDS encoding alpha/beta hydrolase-fold protein, which produces MKQLIFTFLLLSGHMVCSYGQATGPVGKAGTVQTKKLTSRLLQENRIGLDLNRTVKVYLPPGYNRSGKSYPVVYYFHSIFQNTDQLFQDGRVVELLNRGIANRVTNEFIFVAADYSTPTTGSIYENSPVSGRWIDFTTEELVPFIDSTFRTIRHRNSRALVGDFMGGRGALKLAMTRADLFSVVYAMHPVATGIGYTPFQLVEVNWKKIHQAKTFDDLGNDGRTKLFLTVCQAFLPNLNRPPFFCDFFMEPDNGDLKPQTERIIRGYQHGFLLEEALPESVANLRTMHGIAFDWGRFDPTQSHVFSNQVFSRKLEELGIEHEAEEYRGTPWNRVWTDDGRFYNRVLPFLDRHLVFDSTN; this is translated from the coding sequence ATGAAACAACTGATTTTCACCTTCCTGCTTCTTTCTGGCCATATGGTTTGTAGCTATGGCCAGGCCACTGGTCCGGTCGGCAAAGCGGGCACTGTGCAGACCAAAAAACTAACCTCCCGGCTGCTTCAGGAGAACCGGATAGGCCTCGACCTAAACCGAACGGTGAAGGTTTATCTGCCACCTGGCTACAACAGATCGGGCAAATCGTATCCGGTTGTTTACTACTTCCATAGTATTTTCCAGAATACTGACCAGCTCTTTCAGGATGGACGAGTAGTAGAATTGCTGAATCGGGGAATAGCCAACAGAGTTACTAACGAATTCATCTTTGTGGCCGCCGATTACAGCACCCCAACCACGGGTAGTATCTACGAAAACTCACCCGTAAGCGGACGCTGGATCGATTTTACGACGGAGGAGTTAGTGCCCTTTATCGACAGTACGTTTCGGACCATTCGCCACCGCAACAGTCGGGCGCTGGTGGGCGATTTCATGGGTGGGCGTGGTGCACTGAAACTGGCCATGACCCGTGCCGATCTGTTTAGTGTTGTATATGCCATGCATCCGGTGGCTACCGGCATTGGCTACACGCCCTTTCAGTTGGTCGAAGTGAATTGGAAAAAAATTCACCAGGCTAAAACATTTGATGACCTCGGGAACGACGGTCGAACAAAACTCTTTTTGACGGTCTGTCAGGCTTTTTTACCTAATCTGAATCGGCCGCCATTCTTCTGCGATTTTTTTATGGAACCGGACAATGGCGACCTCAAACCGCAAACTGAACGCATCATCAGGGGATATCAGCACGGTTTTTTGCTGGAAGAAGCATTACCTGAATCCGTAGCTAACCTAAGAACAATGCACGGTATTGCCTTTGACTGGGGGCGTTTCGATCCGACACAAAGCCATGTCTTTTCCAATCAGGTGTTCAGTCGAAAGCTGGAAGAATTAGGTATTGAACACGAAGCCGAAGAATACAGAGGAACACCCTGGAATAGAGTTTGGACCGACGATGGTCGATTTTATAACCGTGTGTTACCGTTCCTCGACCGGCACCTCGTTTTCGATAGCACAAACTAG
- a CDS encoding histidine kinase, which yields MNVMHSRQSSQNWFFRYKLYHLPFWFLYHYLWWNVTLGNPIKVFQTIVIPPYALKYSFYVIFQALAVYFNLYFLIPRYLEKSHFARYISYLALTVVCATLCVVSGYYVSSYVSGRTIADLFGQSACFNTFLSNALPSTVASMTLAMSIKLTKNWIQTRQRQQLLEKEKLETELTFLKNQFNPHFLFNTINSIFFLIHKNPDMASASLAKFSDLLRYQLYECNDQQIPLSREIAYLENFIELERLRQNANVEVSVDIVSVLDADYLTIAPFIVLTFVENAFKHVSHHHDQSNWIELKVALQGTKLILHVANSTTTNPVAEAIRHGGIGLKNVRRRLDLLYPDHYELDVENNGDQFQIHLQLWLTEFVYAPVQQRAGFVETNRSV from the coding sequence ATGAACGTTATGCATAGTCGTCAATCCAGTCAAAATTGGTTTTTTCGGTATAAGCTCTATCACCTGCCATTCTGGTTCCTTTATCATTATCTCTGGTGGAATGTAACGCTGGGTAATCCTATCAAGGTTTTCCAGACAATTGTGATTCCACCCTATGCCCTTAAATACAGTTTCTACGTTATTTTTCAGGCACTGGCCGTTTATTTTAACCTGTATTTTCTGATTCCCAGGTATCTGGAAAAAAGTCATTTTGCGCGCTACATCAGTTACCTGGCTCTTACGGTGGTGTGTGCAACGCTTTGCGTTGTGAGTGGTTATTACGTCAGTTCCTATGTCAGCGGTCGAACCATTGCCGACCTTTTCGGGCAATCGGCCTGTTTCAATACTTTTCTGAGCAATGCCCTGCCTTCAACGGTGGCCAGTATGACGCTGGCGATGAGTATTAAATTGACCAAAAACTGGATTCAGACGCGGCAACGGCAGCAGTTGCTCGAAAAAGAAAAGCTGGAAACGGAGCTTACGTTTCTTAAAAATCAGTTCAATCCGCATTTTCTCTTCAATACGATCAACTCCATTTTTTTTCTGATTCATAAAAACCCTGATATGGCATCGGCTTCACTGGCCAAATTTTCTGACTTGCTCCGGTATCAGCTATACGAATGCAACGACCAGCAGATACCACTTAGCCGGGAAATTGCCTATCTGGAAAATTTTATCGAACTGGAACGACTCCGGCAAAATGCTAATGTTGAAGTTTCGGTGGACATTGTATCGGTGTTGGATGCCGATTACCTGACGATAGCACCATTTATTGTTTTGACATTTGTGGAGAATGCATTCAAACACGTTTCGCATCATCATGACCAGTCCAACTGGATCGAACTGAAAGTGGCGTTGCAGGGAACAAAACTCATACTGCATGTAGCCAATAGCACAACCACCAACCCAGTCGCTGAGGCTATCCGGCACGGTGGCATTGGCCTCAAAAATGTACGGCGTCGGTTGGATTTGTTGTATCCCGATCACTATGAACTCGATGTTGAGAACAATGGCGATCAGTTTCAGATTCACCTGCAGCTATGGTTAACCGAATTTGTATACGCGCCCGTGCAGCAACGGGCTGGCTTCGTTGAAACCAATCGTTCTGTATGA